From Lepus europaeus isolate LE1 chromosome 3, mLepTim1.pri, whole genome shotgun sequence, a single genomic window includes:
- the GNL1 gene encoding guanine nucleotide-binding protein-like 1: MPRKKPFSVKQKKKQLQDKRERKRGLQDGLRSSSNSRSGSRERREEQTDTSDGEPVTHHIRRLNQQPSQGLGPRGYDPNRYRLHFERDSREEVEKRKRAAREQVLQPVSAELLELDIREVYQPGSVLDFPRRPPWSYEMSKEQLMSQEERSFQEYLGKIHGAFTSEKLSYFEHNLETWRQLWRVLEMSDIVLLITDIRHPVVNFPPALYEYVTGELGLALVLVLNKVDLAPPALVVAWKHYFHQHYPQLHIVLFTSFPRDPRTPQDSSSVLKKNRRRGRGWTRALGPEQLLRACEAITAGKVDLSSWREKIARDVAGATWGNGSGEEEEEEDGPAVLVEQQTDSAMEPTGPTRERYKDGVVTIGCVGFPNVGKSSLINGLVGRKVVSVSRTPGHTRYFQTYFLTPSVKLCDCPGLIFPSLLPRQLQVLAGIYPIAQIQEPYTAVGYLASRIPVQALLHLRHPEANDPSAEHPWCAWDICEAWAEKRGYKTAKAARNDVYRAANSLLRLAVDGRLSLCFHPPGYSEQKGTWESHPETTELVVLQGRVGPAGDEEEEEEEELSSSCEEEGEEDRDADEEGEGEEDTPGSAPGSSLAARNPYALLGEDEC; the protein is encoded by the exons ATGCCGAGGAAGAAGCCCTTCAGCgtgaagcagaagaagaagcagcTGCAGGACAAGCGCGAACGGAAGCGAG GACTTCAAGATGGGCTGCGCTCCAGCTCCAACAGCCGCAGCGGGAGCCGGGAGCGGCGGGAGGAGCAGACCGACACCTCGGACGGGGAGCCTGTGACCCATCACATCCGCAGGCTTAATCAGCAGCCTTCCCAGGGCCTGGGTCCGCGGGGCTACGACCCGAATCG ATACCGGCTGCATTTCGAGCGGGAcagcagggaggaggtggagaagaggaagagagcagCCCGGGAGCAGGTGCTGCAGCCGGTCAGCGCCGAGCTGCTGGAGCTCGACATCCGGGAGGTCTACCAGCCCGGCTCAG TGCTGGACTTCCCCCGCCGCCCGCCTTGGAGCTATGAGATGTCCAAGGAGCAACTGATGAGCCAGGAGGAGCGGAGCTTCCAGGAGTACCTTGGGAAGATCCACGGGGCGTTCACCTCAGAGAAACTCAGCTACTTTGAGCACAATCTGGAG ACTTGGAGACAGCTGTGGCGAGTGTTAGAGATGTCCGACATTGTCCTGCTTATCACTGATATCCGACATCCA GTTGTAAACTTCCCGCCAGCACTTTACGAGTATGTGACTGGAGAGCTTGGACTCGCCTTGGTGCTGGTCCTGAACAAGGTGGATCTGGCCCCGCCAGCCCTCGTGGTGGCCTGGAAGCACTACTTCCACCAGCACTACCCCCAGCTCCACATCGTCCTCTTCACCTCTTTCCCACGGGACCCCCGCACCCCACAGGACTCCAGTAGTG tCTTGAAGAAGAATCGGAGGCGGGGGAGAGGATGGACTCGGGCTCTGGGGCCTGAGCAGCTGCTGAGAGCCTgtgaagccatcactgctgggAAAG TGGACTTGAGCAGCTGGCGGGAGAAGATCGCCCGGGATGTAGCTGGGGCCACCTGGGGCAACGGCTccggggaagaggaagaagaggaggatggGCCAGCAGTCCTGGTGGAGCAGCAGACTGACTCAGCGATGGAGCCCACGGGCCCAACCCGGGAGCGCTACAAGGACGGGGTGGTGACCATTGGCTGTGTGG GTTTCCCCAACGTGGGCAAGTCCTCGCTCATCAACGGGCTGGTGGGGCGCAAGGTGGTGAGCGTCTCCAGGACCCCTGGGCACACGCGGTACTTCCAGACCTACTTCCTCACCCCGTCCGTGAAGCTCTGCGACTGCCCTGGCCTGATCTtcccctcccttctgcccagGCAGCTGCAG gtcctggcAGGGATCTACCCCATCGCCCAGATCCAGGAGCCCTACACGGCCGTGGGCTACCTGGCCTCCCGCATCCCCGTGCAGGCCCTGCTGCACCTGCGCCACCCGGAGGCCAACGACCCCTCAGCAGAACACCCCTGGTGTGCCTGGGACATCTGCGAAG cctgggcagAGAAACGCGGTTACAAGACAGCCAAGGCAGCCCGCAACGACGTGTACAGAGCGGCCAACAGCCTCCTGCGGCTGGCGGTGGACGGCCGCCTCAGCCTGTGTTTCCACCCGCCGGGCTACAGCGAACAGAAAG GCACCTGGGAGTCTCATCCAGAGACCACGGAGCTGGTGGTTTtacagggcagggtggggccagcaggtgacgaggaggaggaggaagaggaagagctgAGCAGTTCctgtgaggaggagggagaggaggaccgGGATGCGgatgaggagggagaaggggaggaggacacCCCAGGCTCAGCTCCAGGGTCCAGCCTGGCCGCCCGAAACCCTTATGCCCTGCTGGGTGAGGACGAGTGCTGA